The Armatimonadota bacterium genomic interval GTCCCTGTCTTTCTCGATGCCGAGCTTGCAGCGCACCTTGAGAAGCATATTAAGGGCAAAGGTGTCAATGTGATGACGGGCACAAAAGTGCTTGGCATGGAAGCTGATGATACCGGGCAGGTGAGTCGTGTGATCACCGATAAGGGCGAAGTCGATACTCAAATGGTTCTGGTCGCTATAGGCGTCCGCCCTAATGTTAAGCTGGCAAAAGATGCCGGACTCGATATCGGCGAGACAGGCGCCATCAAAGTCAATGAGCGCCTGCAGACGAACGACTCCAATATCTACGCCGGCGGCGACTGTGCCGAAACTTGGAACCGTATTACGGGCAAATCCGCATACGTGCCGCTGGGTTCCACGGCCAATAAGCACGGCAGGATTATAGGCGATAACATCACCGGGGGCAATTCCACTTTTGACGGTGTGCTGGGCACCGTGATATTTAAGGCTTTCGACTTCAATGCAGGCCGTGTCGGGCTTTCTGAAAAAGATTGCATAAGGCTGGGTATGCCGTACGTAACTGCTCTTACGCCAGGCCCTGACCGCGCTCATTATTATCCTACATCGCGCCCGATGATCGTAAAACTCCTTGCCGATCCAAAGTCAGGCAAAGTCCTGGGTATGCAGGCGGTAGGGACAGGCGATGTGGCCAAGAGAGTGGATGTCATGGCGACGCTGCTCTCTTTCGGCGGGACATATCGCGACATATCCGAGCTTGATCTGGCATATGCTCCGCCGTTTTCTTCTGCGGTCGATATACTCCAGCACGCAGCCAATGTGATCGACAACAAGATAAATAACCTTGCTCATTCCGTTACACCGATGCAGGTCAAAAGTATGATTGACGCAGGTGAGGATTTCGTGCTGTTGGACGTTCGCGGGCCGATAGAAGTTGAAGCGATGAGTTTAAAGAACCCGAGAGTTGTCAATATACCGTTAGGTAAACTCCGCGAGCGATCAGGCGAACTGCCTAAGGACACTCAAATAGTGACGTTCTGCAAAGTCAGCATTCGCGGCTATGAGGCCCAGCGCATTCTCGACGGCGAGGGTTTCAAGAACGTCAAATTCATGGACGGCGGCATCTCAGCCTGGCCGTACCCGATGGAAGTTTAGTACACTATGATAGGAGCTTGTTATGGAAGAAGAAATGGAAAATGTCTGTAAACACCCGCTTATAGGTGATCCTGCCCCGGAATGGGAAGCAATAACGACTCACGGTAAACTCAAACTCTCGGATTTTCTGGGCAAATGGGTGGTGATGTTCTCGCACCCGTCCGATTTTACGCCTGTTTGCACCACGGAGTTTGTCGCATTTGCTCAGATGAACGATGAGTTCGTCAAGCGAAACGTCCAGCTCATTGGCCTGTCTATCGACAGCGTTTTCTCACACCTTGCCTGGACCCGCAATATAAAGGACAAGCTGAGGGTCGAGGTCCCATTTCCGGTGATTGCCGATCTGGATATGAAAGTGGCGCAGACTTACGGTATGCTGCACGGTCAGTCATCGACTACATCTACCGTGAGGGCGGTATTTATAATCGATGACAAGGGCATAACTCGCGCAATGCTCTACTACCCAATGTCCAATGGTCGTAACATAGATGAGGTCCTTCGGCTTGTAGATGCTTTACAGACGACAGATAAATACGGCGTAGCGACTCCGGCAAACTGGAAACCGGGCGATAAGGTGGTTGTGCCCCCGCCTACTACCTCGGAAGGTGCAGAGAAGCGCGCTGCCGAGGGTTATGAATACGTGGACTGGTATCTGTGCAAGAAGGAACTATAAACCCAAATATCCAATACTAAATATGAAATATAAAATATTAAATGAAATACCCCGGTTTCCGGGGTATTTTTGCAGGTCAGGCAGTTGTTATCTAATAAGCTTCCCCGCGAGTTCTATCTTCAAGAGACTGTAACTGTTGCTCGTGCGTGTCTCGGCAAAGTGCTTGTGCATGTGACGAATGAGTGCGTGTTGTCGGGCCGGATTGTGGAGACAGAGGCATATTTGTGCGATGATCCGGCGTGTCATGCATCCAGGGGCATGACTAAACGCAACGCCGCAATGTTCGGCGAGCCGGGGCATGCTTATGTTTACTTCACCTACGGCTTTCACTACTGCATGAACTTCGTGACCCAGCCCAAAGGCGTCGGCGAGGCTGTCCTGATAAGGTCGCTTATGCCGCTTGAGGGTATAGAGATCATGATGCGCAATCGAGGCAAAGACAACCCTCATGACCTCTGCAGCGGCCCAGGAAAGCTGACCCAGGCTATGTCAATTGGCCCCGATCTTAATGGCGAAGACCTGCTCGGCGATAGATTCTACGTGATCGATGACCATACCGATGTCGGGCAAATCATTACTCGCCCGCGCATAGGAATCAAGCAGGCCATTCACGAGCCGTGGCGGTTTTATCCGGCACAGTATCTGGAATGGGTGTCGAAGAAGTAGTTGAGAGTGGAGCTGATTTTATAATTAGTACTTTATATTTATTACGCCTGATGCGGATTAATTTACGATTCTAGTCCCCGTAGGGGGACTTTGTGTGGTTGTAGCCGCGGTTTTAACCGCCAGGCGACTGAAGTCGCGGCAACAAAGACACGAAGTCGGCCTCCGCCGACTGAAAAATGGCGCTATTTACGCTCAATCTAATTCGCATCACGCGTATTTATTATTGTTTTTGTGTATTTTTACCGAATGGGTTTCTGTGCCGCAGTATCTGTTCCCTCTCCTGGGGGAGAGGGTTAGGGTGAGGGCGCCATCTGATTTAGTATTTAGTATTTTGTATTGATTATTTATGCCTAATGCTCAAAATTACTTAAGCCCGCATGCAGACATCAGTGATTCGTCGGATAGTATGTCCTGCGTGGAGCCGATAGCGGCAATTGCGCCCTCGGACATAACTATCGCCCGCGTGCAAACCGTATTTGCAAAGGTCAAATCGTGCGTGGAAATCAATTTCGTGCAGTCGAGTTTGTTCAAAAGACCAGCTAGAAGCCTGGCTCCGCGTGGATCAAGTCCTGCGCTCGGCTCGTCCATGAGCAATATCTCAGGCCGGCATGCAATTGCCGACGCGATGGCGGCCCTCTTTTTTTCGCCCAGGCTCATTTTGTGCGGTTCACGTTCTTCAAATCCCTTAAGCCCTACAGCTTCCAGGCTCTGCGTCACAATCCCTTGTATCTCATCGGCAGGCACACCGAAGTTTATCGGACCGTAGGCAATGTCGTCCTTGATGACCGGCGAAAACAACTGGTCATTAGGGTCTTGAAACACCAACTGAGCCGCCATCCGGACTTCACTCAGAGACTTACTGTTAGCCGGTATACCCGCAATCTCGATCTCTCCAGTCCCACTCAGGACACCGACCAGCGCAAGCAGCAGCGTGCTTTTTCCCGCGCCATTGGCCCCCAGTATCGCGACGGATTCGCCTCGCTCTATCTCAAAGGAGACATTTTTAATGCCCTGCCTGCCGTCGGGATATCTTACACTGAGGTTATGGACGGATACCGCGTTTGATCTCATATCGCCACCAAAGACACCAGGATATAGGCTAAAGTAATTGCAAGTGGCGCATAGTCAAGCATATGTGGGGCCGACATGATAGAGCGCGGCAGGCGCCCATTGAATCCCCTGCACTCCATTGCCGATGCGACTCTCTCAGCGCGTGAAAATGACCGAATCATCAGGCTTCCCAGGAGCGCCGCAATGTCTCTTAGCTGGCCGATCCGGCTCTTTCTATCGCCGCCGCGCAGCACGCGGGCGGTATTCATCCTTTGAGTTTCTTGATGGACGAGTTCAAACCACCGAAATATCTGTCCTGCGATTACTGTAAACAGAGCCGGGACTCTGATATATTCCAGCGCCTTGCAGATATCCATATGGCTTGTCGTTTGAAACAGCGCCGATGAGCATGCGAATGCAAGTAAACACCTGGCAACGAACAATCCCATCCGATCAAATTCGGCTGATGCAATTGACATACCCGATAATATCGACAGAACCATCAGCCCTGCTATAAGTGATATGGCAGCAAACAGCCCGGCGGTCCACCGTCGCCATGATAGAGACGATGAGACAGCAAGCACGATGATCGGCATGCCTATGACCAATACTTGGGCAGGGTGGGGCACCGCTGCCGCGGCTATTATCAAGGCCAGCGCGCAGTAGACCCGCACATACGGGTGAATGCGCACTATCCAACCGGATGCTTTTACTTGCTCTCGCATACCACAAACACTTGGTCGTCAGACAGCTTCCACACTCTAGCCGATGCCTCATCTTCGCCTACTTCGTTATACCATGCCAGCGACCGTGCGCCTATACTATCCGCCGGAGCAAGCGTAACTGTAGTGCCACTCTCAGTATTTCTAAACACGGCCTTCACCACATCATCGCTTATGATATGTCTGATGTTTGTCTTGCCCATGGTCGCGCCCGTGGAGAGCTGTATTCCGTCTATCATGCATGACACAGGCGGCTTGCCCGGACAATGCACCTCCACATCGATCCCAAAGTGATTGCTTATTCCCAATGTCTTGACAGCATAATTGCCCATCTTTATCCCAATTACCAGGTTCGGCCCCATGTGGCCATGAAACCTCTTTGCCAGCTCAAGATCAGCAAATTCCTGCATTATATATTCTCCCTCTGATTTCGTATATTGTATTTTATATTGATTATTTGCCTGTTTGATTTGAAACGCCGACCTGCTCCCTCTCCTGGGGGAGAGGGTTGGGGTGAGGGCGCAACTGGATAGACAAGTCACGATTAGCAATTGCGCTTTGTTTTGAGGACTCTGACCACAATCGGCGCAACAACAAGCTGCAGTGCAATTCCCGGCCAGCTTTCGATTACAGAAAATGCCAGGTATGCGACAAATCCCTGCTGCAGACCCATCATAGGAGCAATTATTACTCGTTCAAGTCCTCCCACCAGCCGTGCCGCTGTCATTGCAAGCATGACCGAGAGTATCACCGGCAGCTTAAGCTTTCGGCTGAACAGACTTGCCGAACCCGCCAGCACACCCAATTCCAGCGGCATAAGCACACCTGTCGGGATCAATGGCGGCATGCCCGTTATCGCAGATGATATCAGCGGTGTCACCACTCCGACTGCAAATGCCACCGGGGCCGATACATACAGCCCGCATATCAAAACCGGCAGATGCATGGGCAAGAAGACCATGCCCATATTTACCATATGAAACAGAATCGGAACGGCAACGCCCAGCGCGCCGAAGAGTCCGCCTATACTCAAATCTCGTGCTCGATACTTCATTAAGGGGAAGTCCTTCCATCACTGAGGTGAACGATAACGCCTTTTGGGTTATACGGATACCATTCGCTTTTCGGCACAGGCTGCATCAGCGCGCTTGACTGTGTCCAGCCCGGGTCACCGCCGGGTCCTACGCTCCACACGGCCCACTTTACGGGCGCTTGAACTGCCTCCGGCTTTAGAGTGGTTCCGATTCGCAGGCTCTTGCCCTTCTCCTCATAATAATAGTAACAGCTTTTTGTGCTCGTGGGATAGTTACCGGGGATCCACATACCGCCGGGGACCTTGAAATTGTTAGAATACTGCCAGCCGATCACCACGTATTTATACGTGCGCCGCTTATCGTCGAGATCACCGTTTGTTTCCTGGTTGAACGGATCGAGTATTCGATGCGCCGGAATATAACCCATGGTATACAGTTCGCGAGGCATTTCGTAATAGTCGATCTCCTGGTTTTCCGAGCATGAGAGCCGCGCAAACGGATACCCGCCTCGGTCTTCTTTATACATCTCGATAGCTATACCGAACTGCCTCAGGTCTGAATGCACGCTCACTATCTTCGACCTGAGCCGTGCGCCGGACAAAACGGGCAGCAGCATGCCAGCCATTACAGCGATTATCGCGATCACTACAAGCAGCTCAATCAAAGTAAAGGCTTTTGCGGACTCTCCAGGGTTTTGCACTTTCTACTCTCAGCTAATTTGCAATAGTGGTCGATGGATGATGCATCACAGCCAAGTCATTCGGATCGCCGAGTATCAGCTTCGGCGTAACTCCATCACCCTCCAATGAAGCAATGGCATTCACAGCTACAAAGTCTCCCTCTTGAGCTGTTATGCCGGTGGCCTTGGTGAGCCTGATCGTGTCGCCATTATCAGTCGTGAAATCATAGTTGCCGTCTCCTATTGACTGGCCGAGCGTTCCGCAGCACCGCACCAGGATTCCGGACACACTCAGCCCTTTATCCGCAGACAGCGTGCGTCCATTGATACCAATAGGCTTCGGCGCATCCCCAGAGTATACGACCGGGCACGCGGTCGCATCCATGACCTGCTCACGGCCTTCTGACGTAAACGTGCCCTGCAGAGCTACCCTGTCGCCCGGATGAACGTCGAAACTGCCGATCACCTTGATCCCGCTCTGCCTGCCCTCTTCCTGAACGTAGAAGCAGTCGTCAAATACTCGCGAGACCACTCTTGCGAGCGCGATATCCGAACTATTTTTAACCCAGACGCGGTAGTTGGATGTGCAAGGTACGCTCGTATCCTCCTGGTCGAATATACCGGTCACACTCAGCGAGCCTTTCAGGTTTGCGCACCCGCTGAAGTCTCCTACTGTCGAGAGGAGCATGCCTACATCTCCGGTCGAGTCACCTATGGTAAGCTGCTGCCCGCTTGTCCACGTGCCGCTTGTTACATGAACGCCGTAGAGCCGCACATATCTGGTCTGGTAATATTCTCCTCCGCCTGCCCGGCTCTGATCGAAATAATTGCAGTCAGATACTTTTGTTATGAGCGCAGGCTCGGGCAGGCCCGGATGGTCCAGCACTTCGACTGTAAACGCATACGAAGGGTTGGCCGTGTGCAGATGGTTGATCACAACCTTGCCCCTGTGCGCATCTGCCAGATAGCCGGTGACCCGAAGCCTGTCACCTGCCTGAAAGTTTATGTAATAGCTTTGCCGATACGCCGACCAAAGGTTGCCGTAGAACCATGATCCGGCCCAGATCTGAATGCCGCCGCGGTCGCTTGTCGTATCCTGGAGAAATGCCGTGTAAT includes:
- a CDS encoding FAD-dependent oxidoreductase is translated as MARYRIVVIGGVACGPKAAARARRRDPHADITIIERGELLSYAGCGLPYYIEGKIETADELMSAGAGVIRDAAFFKNVKAIDVMSRTLAERIDRKKRVVEVVFLETGEKSEVAYDKLVLATGADSVMPPFPGIDLNGVFRLNHPTDAENIKKWTTDGCRHAVIIGAGLIGMEVAEALTSRGISVTMIEMMDTLVPVFLDAELAAHLEKHIKGKGVNVMTGTKVLGMEADDTGQVSRVITDKGEVDTQMVLVAIGVRPNVKLAKDAGLDIGETGAIKVNERLQTNDSNIYAGGDCAETWNRITGKSAYVPLGSTANKHGRIIGDNITGGNSTFDGVLGTVIFKAFDFNAGRVGLSEKDCIRLGMPYVTALTPGPDRAHYYPTSRPMIVKLLADPKSGKVLGMQAVGTGDVAKRVDVMATLLSFGGTYRDISELDLAYAPPFSSAVDILQHAANVIDNKINNLAHSVTPMQVKSMIDAGEDFVLLDVRGPIEVEAMSLKNPRVVNIPLGKLRERSGELPKDTQIVTFCKVSIRGYEAQRILDGEGFKNVKFMDGGISAWPYPMEV
- a CDS encoding peroxiredoxin encodes the protein MEEEMENVCKHPLIGDPAPEWEAITTHGKLKLSDFLGKWVVMFSHPSDFTPVCTTEFVAFAQMNDEFVKRNVQLIGLSIDSVFSHLAWTRNIKDKLRVEVPFPVIADLDMKVAQTYGMLHGQSSTTSTVRAVFIIDDKGITRAMLYYPMSNGRNIDEVLRLVDALQTTDKYGVATPANWKPGDKVVVPPPTTSEGAEKRAAEGYEYVDWYLCKKEL
- a CDS encoding DNA-3-methyladenine glycosylase; protein product: MLSNKLPREFYLQETVTVARACLGKVLVHVTNECVLSGRIVETEAYLCDDPACHASRGMTKRNAAMFGEPGHAYVYFTYGFHYCMNFVTQPKGVGEAVLIRSLMPLEGIEIMMRNRGKDNPHDLCSGPGKLTQAMSIGPDLNGEDLLGDRFYVIDDHTDVGQIITRPRIGIKQAIHEPWRFYPAQYLEWVSKK
- a CDS encoding ABC transporter ATP-binding protein; the encoded protein is MRSNAVSVHNLSVRYPDGRQGIKNVSFEIERGESVAILGANGAGKSTLLLALVGVLSGTGEIEIAGIPANSKSLSEVRMAAQLVFQDPNDQLFSPVIKDDIAYGPINFGVPADEIQGIVTQSLEAVGLKGFEEREPHKMSLGEKKRAAIASAIACRPEILLMDEPSAGLDPRGARLLAGLLNKLDCTKLISTHDLTFANTVCTRAIVMSEGAIAAIGSTQDILSDESLMSACGLK
- a CDS encoding energy-coupling factor transporter transmembrane component T — translated: MREQVKASGWIVRIHPYVRVYCALALIIAAAAVPHPAQVLVIGMPIIVLAVSSSLSWRRWTAGLFAAISLIAGLMVLSILSGMSIASAEFDRMGLFVARCLLAFACSSALFQTTSHMDICKALEYIRVPALFTVIAGQIFRWFELVHQETQRMNTARVLRGGDRKSRIGQLRDIAALLGSLMIRSFSRAERVASAMECRGFNGRLPRSIMSAPHMLDYAPLAITLAYILVSLVAI
- a CDS encoding formylmethanofuran dehydrogenase subunit E family protein; the encoded protein is MQEFADLELAKRFHGHMGPNLVIGIKMGNYAVKTLGISNHFGIDVEVHCPGKPPVSCMIDGIQLSTGATMGKTNIRHIISDDVVKAVFRNTESGTTVTLAPADSIGARSLAWYNEVGEDEASARVWKLSDDQVFVVCESK
- a CDS encoding ECF transporter S component, producing MKYRARDLSIGGLFGALGVAVPILFHMVNMGMVFLPMHLPVLICGLYVSAPVAFAVGVVTPLISSAITGMPPLIPTGVLMPLELGVLAGSASLFSRKLKLPVILSVMLAMTAARLVGGLERVIIAPMMGLQQGFVAYLAFSVIESWPGIALQLVVAPIVVRVLKTKRNC
- a CDS encoding type II secretion system protein, giving the protein MQNPGESAKAFTLIELLVVIAIIAVMAGMLLPVLSGARLRSKIVSVHSDLRQFGIAIEMYKEDRGGYPFARLSCSENQEIDYYEMPRELYTMGYIPAHRILDPFNQETNGDLDDKRRTYKYVVIGWQYSNNFKVPGGMWIPGNYPTSTKSCYYYYEEKGKSLRIGTTLKPEAVQAPVKWAVWSVGPGGDPGWTQSSALMQPVPKSEWYPYNPKGVIVHLSDGRTSP